Proteins from a genomic interval of Desulfonatronum sp. SC1:
- a CDS encoding secondary thiamine-phosphate synthase enzyme YjbQ, whose product MLELTIQTPQREALVDVTAQVQGVLRNHEFQDGMLVLFCPHTTAGLTINENADSTVVRDILATLQRLVPRQGDYQHAEGNSDAHVKASLLGSDLRVLVEEGRLLLGIWQGVFLAEFDGPRSRKIWLKWFPSPRPA is encoded by the coding sequence ATGCTGGAACTGACCATTCAGACTCCGCAACGTGAAGCATTGGTGGACGTCACGGCCCAGGTGCAGGGTGTCCTCCGCAACCATGAATTTCAGGACGGCATGCTCGTGCTGTTTTGTCCGCACACCACCGCCGGGCTGACCATCAACGAAAACGCCGATTCCACTGTGGTCCGGGACATTCTGGCGACATTACAGCGCCTTGTCCCTCGCCAGGGCGACTACCAGCACGCCGAAGGCAACAGCGACGCCCACGTCAAAGCCTCCCTGCTGGGCTCGGACCTGCGGGTCCTGGTGGAAGAGGGGCGATTGCTGTTGGGCATCTGGCAGGGCGTTTTCCTGGCGGAATTCGACGGTCCGCGTTCCCGCAAGATTTGGCTGAAGTGGTTTCCGTCACCGAGGCCGGCCTAA